From Mixta hanseatica, a single genomic window includes:
- a CDS encoding IS1 family transposase: MAPISVHFHTSAGTERVVRNVKSTAGHQRYHPMSKLIF; the protein is encoded by the coding sequence ATGGCTCCCATCTCCGTACACTTTCACACAAGTGCTGGGACTGAAAGAGTTGTCCGTAACGTTAAAAGTACTGCCGGTCATCAGCGTTACCACCCCATGTCAAAACTGATTTTTTAG
- a CDS encoding alkene reductase: MSSLFSPLNLGGFKLRNRIALPPLTRCRSNQPGNIPGDLMVEYYRQRASAGFMITEGTQIEPRGQGYAWTPGIHSEAQIAGWKKVTDAVHQENGTIFCQLWHVGRVSHNALQPGMAPPVAPSAITATGVRVFIETGPGEGILTAPSEPRELSTQEVKDIVELYRVAAENAKKAGFDGVELHSANGYLINQFISEHTNFRKDEYGGSLDNRLRFLREITEAVSSVFGSHRVGVRFAPLFSSTDEDRVYLGLVEKDPHDTYIRAAKILNDLGVGYLSIAEADWDNSPEMPESFRVALRKTFQSPIMYSGLYTQEKAERILEKGLGDLFGFGRSFIANPDLPERFKAGYPLNSTDRSSLYGGTEKGYTDYPVYYP; this comes from the coding sequence ATGAGTTCGCTTTTTAGTCCGTTAAATCTTGGCGGTTTCAAACTAAGAAACCGTATTGCTCTACCGCCGCTGACTCGCTGCCGCAGCAATCAGCCAGGCAACATTCCTGGTGATCTGATGGTTGAATACTATAGGCAACGTGCCAGTGCGGGTTTTATGATCACTGAAGGTACACAGATTGAGCCTCGAGGTCAGGGATATGCCTGGACACCAGGAATCCATAGCGAAGCACAGATCGCAGGTTGGAAAAAAGTGACTGATGCCGTCCATCAGGAAAATGGGACAATTTTTTGCCAACTCTGGCACGTCGGCCGTGTATCACATAATGCCCTTCAACCAGGAATGGCTCCCCCGGTTGCACCTTCGGCAATTACCGCAACCGGGGTAAGAGTATTTATTGAAACGGGTCCTGGAGAAGGCATTCTGACAGCACCCAGCGAACCACGGGAGCTCTCAACCCAAGAAGTGAAAGATATTGTAGAGCTTTATCGTGTCGCAGCGGAGAATGCGAAAAAGGCTGGTTTTGACGGTGTAGAACTACATTCAGCCAACGGATATCTGATAAACCAGTTTATTTCTGAACATACTAACTTCCGTAAAGATGAATATGGTGGCTCACTCGATAACCGACTGCGTTTCCTACGCGAAATAACCGAAGCTGTTAGTTCAGTATTTGGTAGCCATCGAGTTGGAGTACGCTTTGCCCCCTTATTTTCGAGCACAGATGAAGATAGAGTTTATCTTGGTCTTGTTGAAAAAGACCCTCATGATACTTATATACGTGCAGCAAAAATTCTGAACGATCTCGGAGTAGGTTATCTTTCAATCGCCGAAGCTGACTGGGATAATAGCCCAGAGATGCCTGAAAGTTTCCGTGTTGCCCTACGTAAAACGTTCCAATCTCCGATTATGTATTCTGGTCTTTATACTCAGGAAAAAGCTGAACGTATTTTAGAAAAAGGCCTGGGTGATTTGTTCGGTTTTGGACGTTCATTTATTGCTAACCCAGACCTCCCTGAGAGGTTCAAAGCCGGTTATCCATTAAATAGTACTGACAGATCCTCTCTATATGGTGGTACTGAGAA